The DNA segment AGATGAAGAAGGTGTTATTGGTCCCAGGCCAGCTGCTGTGTTTGGAACACGCTGTCCAGCAGGACTACTTCCCCCAGCATCATGCCTCGCTGCTTCACACCTTCATGTCCAAGTAAGAAAATCGTTCTTTTAAAGGTTCATTACATCTGACCTGTGGTGTTTGTGAAGAACACCTGTGAAGATCGGTTTAAGCATAAATGTGGTGTGGAACAGTTTGTAACCTGTTGCAGTGTTGAGATTATGAGGTtttaagcgtgtgtgtgtgtgtgtgtgtgtgcgtgtgtgtgtgtgtgtgtgcgtgtgtgtgtgtgtgtgtgtgtgtgtgtgtttatctgcaggAATAGTGAAGCTTTCAAGTCCTGCGGTGCTGccagagagaggctgagctCTGCTCTGGAGATGAGGTGCCACGACTAACGCTGATCCCACCGATCAGCCACTGCCAGTACCAacactgggacacacacacacacacacacacacacacacacacacacacacacacacactgcactgacaTTCAGTTTTTCATCAACAAAACCAACAGGGATGTTTTACACTTGAACAAGGGACTCAGACAACCACTGATCTCTGCTCCtgatttgtatattttatgaAGGCATAACAGAGACTATCCATAATCacttaatctttatttttctacttaTGCTTGTGACTTATATTTTTATAGAAAATGTagatacaaataataaaaatatagaactACACATCTAATAACCAAGTGgttaatgtgtaaaaaatgaACTGTGAGTGGAGCTAACATTAGACAATGTCAGTCTGGCACTTTTCCCAACGTATTGCTTTGTATTTAGTTACAGTTTAAAAATTCACGgctaaacaacaaaacagtgcaTCTATTTCAACAGGGTCCTTACACAGCGGTGTAAATGTCTTAACAGATTAAAGTTATTTCCAGGTCTTAATAAATTCAGAAACTGTACAGAAACCTTTGACAACAGATATTGTCACAGTTCTGATAAACACAAATTCACATCTGCTGGTTTTTAACCTGTTTTAAACCTGTATCTCAAATGAACTGGTGTTTGTTACATTGAGAAAGTGGCTTTGGTTTGCTGAGAGATGTTTAGGTTCAAGACAACCACACGTGTGAATCATTCTGAACAAAAAACTTACACTCtatataaatcaaaataaatcagtcgGCGATAAAGAGCTGACCTCACTGTTCCGTTTTAGTGCTAGGCTGCTTCACatgctgttttgttgttattttttgacattgcTTATTTGAAAAATTCCATGgtgaagggaaaaaagaaaaactttgagGACAGTCTGTCCAATCACAATCACCATACTGCTGCTCATGCGGTCCAGTCAAGTCAGAGCACTGTGTGCATCAGACTGTGATCAGGAATGGGCTGCACCACACACTCGCCCATGAACCTGAAtacacagcatgtgtgtgtattgctcTGCACTGAGCACAGTCATAACACTGCAGAGCTCAGGGGACCAGAATCACTTTTACctgatgtttcttttcttttttttttccaatccaTAATCTATTGTATGGGAAGATATCCTCTTCCATGACTTTGTTGCATTACACTGAGTTGCAGCGTGTTACCTCACTGTTACCTTCATGTGGCCGTTGATGTGTTGGTGATGTGATGGAGCttttaaggggaaaaaaaatgagaatacAATGCACTTAAATGGCATTTAGATAATATTCTGAATAACATTAGACTGTGTGAGGACTGCATTTACATTGTCAGGgtgatgtttgtttacctgATACGTTGTTAATCTGAATGCTCTGTCTTAAATATAACAAATCTAACAAGCctgactctgtgtgtgcatgtgtgtgtgtttttgctgagtAATCGCCATGGTCCAGTAATAAGTACTTTCAAGTATCTTAAGTCCTTTAGAGCATTTATTAAGGAGACGCTAAATCTCCCCCAGGTCACATATtaacttcatatttacatttgctTCAATGACTCTAATGAAAACTATCAATGATGaggacagtaaaaaaaaaaaaaagaaaatgttggaaGAATAAGAAAGCTTAGAAATTCAATGGAGCTTCAACAGGCATGAGGTGAAATATCTATACGGCAATAAGTCTGAATTTTGAAGGAACTCTTCCTTTAACAGGCTCAGAGGAGCGGTGTGCAGACTCCAGAGGCGGGAGCTGGAGGTGTATGTGTGGGGGGAGTGTCAGTGAATGAAGGGATAAACGGAGTTTGTTTTGGATGGGGGGACAGCCGGGGGAAGAGCCGCAGACGGAGCAGAAACCGTGAGAGACTCAGCGGAGAGTAAACGACCTGCAGCTGGACGGAACCGCGACCGAACCATGGTGAGTCTCACTGTTAAACCATATGATTTCAAACATATAAATTCATGTCGAGCTGTTAACAGATATATTGAACGGTGAATACTAACATGCTCAATTATCCAATGATGTGGACCCGCATTCAAGTTTtatcacattgttttcatcgtcatattttcttattaattaCTATGTGCGGAAACTGAACAAACTTAAGACAAACTTTTGCCTAAATTAGATAATATTtcaggattttgtttttcccGAAACGTCTTCTTTTATCCACAgaacaacattaacaaaatgcaaaaaaatctaaaatttaaaaaaggaaaaacgtTGCAGTAATTTCTCGTAAAGAGCCCACGGAGAGTCTTCTCACCGTCCCTGGCCAGAGGACaacttttactattttttttttgaggaaacGCAGATTGGTGCAACATCGACAGGGAAAGACACTGTGCGTCTTTGTGCCGCGCGGCGCGGCGGCTCCTCTGCGGTCTGGACTGTTGATCCCGGGGGGACGCGGACAAACAGTCCGGCCAGAGGAAATTCCTCCGTCTCTAGTTTCTTGGCCCCTTTCTGCACAGGGGGTCGAAGGAACAAATAATTGTATGCtggtaaaatatattttcaaatactgtatatactgcgTGCAACCTTAGAGCTGACTTCAAATGAACATTAAATGAGTTTTTCTTTATAATTTATTGGTGTTTTCTGTGCAGCCTTGGGTGTCTGTCCGGTCCATCTCTGACAGGATTTGGTGCAGCAGTTTTGACAGCAGTTTTTTAGGCATGGTGCCGTTTTGTCAACATTTAGATAAATTTCAGAGTGTGGAGCTGTGAAGCTTTTTGTGTCCATTCCTGTGGATCAAGACTGTTGATCCCACATGGGAATGTGGTTTTAAGGCATTCCAGTGAAGACTTGGGCAGCCCGGTCTGACCAACACCACACTAATCCCCAAAAGTACAGAAGGATGGAGACATTTTTCATCAAGGAGCTTCAGtaaggaaatgtaaaacaatgtgacacacacacctctctcctgCAGAGGTTGTGGTAATTGATAAACCCTCTCCTGTGCATCATTTTAGCTTCACAGAACAAAAGCCTGAATCACAGGTCTGTATGTTTCTCAGAGTAAAGGCACCTGATTGGTTCTAAAAATGGgatcagttttacattttgattttacCTGTATGAGCACATATTCTTCCTGAAATGAATAGGATGCTGTAGACAGTGACATTAGTGGTGAAAGAAgcatctttaaaataaatgatcaacACCACACTGGAAAAATACTCAATAACAATGTCCTACATTTAAGATCCTATGTAAGTAAAAGTATTGAAGTATTATCAGCTAAAAGCAaccaaagtaaaaatactcacTGCAACAAATTTCCCTCTGTGATCTATTATTTTAcatgacattattagattgATGCATCAGTCGGTAAGCgtcattttactgtaaattttaattcagtttgaaGTTCCTGAACAAAAGGTGACAGATATGGGTTATAGACACCTGAGGGGGACAGAAAGATTGTAATCtttaacaatgcatcatattctaTAAGCTTATTGTatgatttaatgtaaaatacTCGTATAAAACgcagtcagagaaaaaaagagtcaaaacaCTATTTCCCTGTTAAATGTGGTGGAGTTGAAGTATGAAGTTGCATAAAATGGCAATACGTAAAGAACAGGGAATATGTGAGGTCTGTTCATATGAGACAGGACAACTGGTTTAAAGGTCTGGAGAGTTTATAGAAGTTATTTAACATTACAGGTAAAGTTAGAGATGTGAAACACTGTAGTCAGTGGAGGAGTCAGTGATGAatgattcagtgttttctctcaaGACATTTCCCTGGGTAAACTGTGCgtaagtgaatgaatgaatgggtgaGTGGTGGATGTATTAGGAAACCtcacatctaaaaaaaaaaaatcaaaacagcagcCACTTGTTGGCTGATGGACAAATCTGAAGCCTCAGTAAAGATTATTGACCAGGCATCTCCCTCTCAGATGTACTTCCATCTCTGTCCTGACGCCCTCTGGGTCCCACTGCTCGGCCTGCTGCTCCTCGGCATCCCTGCGGCGCACACGGCTAAATGTCCACAGCAGTGCGTGTGTGACCAGATCCAGCTCACTGTGACCTGCGTCAACAAGAACCTGACCCAAGTTCCTCCCACTGTTGATGAGGTTTCttattcagacacacacacacacacacgcacagagttTCTACATTAAGTTTAGTTCCACATCTTGTTCGGTCTAATACGTAATCCCCCTTTCACAATAGATCACAGTGAAATTGGATCTCCGAGGTAACGACATCCAGGAGCTTCCCACCGGGGCTTTCAAACACACTCCTTACCTGACTCACCTGTCGCTGCAGCGCTGCAACATCCGCAGGGTGAAGGAGGGGGCTTTCCGCGGCCTCGGTCGCTTGGTCTTCCTCAACCTGGCCAACAACAACATCGAGATCCTCTACCAGGTGCTCACAAACTACAAATTATACATcccaaaaaaaagttaaacctttatttttttttttgcattctttGCTCAGAAACTTTGACTGGAGCaggataaaaacatttcctctctctctctctctgtcttctgtgaGTGCAGGAGTCGTTCGACGGTCTGTCCTCCCTGAAGCAGCTTATGATCGACCGCAACCGCGTGGAGGAGATCCAGCCCGGAGCTTTCTCTCAGCTGGGCTTCCTCAACCTGCTCTCCATCACGCACAATCGGCTGGTCTACATCCCCAACTTGGCCTTCCAGgtgcaaacacaacaacatccgCGAGAGACCCTCCGGAGTTTAAACGTCTCGTTGTTGTCGGAAACATTGATGTAACAGCCgatctcttctccctctccaggGTCTGCAGAATATCAAATGGCTTCGTCTCAGTCACAACTCTCTGAACTACCTGGACACCGAGGCCTTCGCCGGTCTGTTCACACTCGCCCGCCTCAGTCTGGACCACAATGAGCTGCAGTTCTTTCCCTCTGAAACCATGACCAGGTAGGCTACTTGGTAAGCTTTGACATCTGCATAGAGTTTGCCACAGAGCTGCCAATCACCAGGAAACTATATCTGATAAGAAATGGTTTTAAAgagaaacattacattttatcatttgTGCAAATTGACTTGCAAGTGAGcgacatcactaaagcttcagtgcagtaggaaaccttTTGCTGCAAGTACTCAGTGCTTACATCTATTAAATAAGTGCAAGGAAATCAGGTGAAGAAGTGCACAGTAAGAGCTAGTTAGACACGTTAGGCTGTTAAAGGAttttaggagaggaggtgccagaacagtctggactgagattaCCTTGTTTAGCAGCGGTGGCAATGCCAGACGACATTccttggaggaggaggaacacagTGGGCGAGAAGGAGCTTAAGCCTCttatgattgagttcaagtaaaTGGGCGCAGACTCAGAAGCTCTGCATCACTGGCTTGATGTTGATTCGGGTGGCCATGGGGAGCCGGTGTAGGTCGATGAGTAGTGGAGTGACTTGTGAGCAGAAGCTTCTTCCTCTGACTGATTCTACCACATTTCACAGCGgcccatccaatagttgttgagatatgaGATATAAGATAAAGGTGCAGCTGGCGTGgctaaaaaaaagttaagattAACTAATTAATACTAATAAACTAATtaattgaaatgatttttcCACACTTCTCCCTCTTGCTACCCAGACTGCCGGAGGTGACTCGTCTGGAACTGAGCTATAACCCCATGACTTACCTCGGGGAAGAGGCGGTGTCCATGGCCAAGCTCACCCACCTCTTCCTGGACCACATGTCCCTGCAGGACATGGCCAACACTGCTGTTTTGAAATCCCCCAGCCTCACCCACCTTGACATCAGCTACAACCAGCTGCGTGTCATTCAGCCCCTCTCTGAAGGTTCGCCCAAGGTGGCACGCCTCAACCTGGCTGGGAACCCCATCTACTGTAACTGCTACCTGCGTCCGCTCAGGTACAGCTGACCTTCGTAGACTGTGAACCATTCTGTTAGCTACAGGGGACTTATCCCTTCTGCTTTACTGCACTGCAGGGAGTGGTCTATCCGTAGCAAGGTGAAGCTGATGGGGACGTGCGGAGGACCGGCTCATCTCTCTGGAGAAAACCTGGAGGCCGTACACCCTCCAGAGCTGCGCTGCCAGAGCCAGGAGGCCATGCTGAAGGCGGAGTTCGAGGAGGCGACCAGACTCGCACCACCGCCCACTGAGGAGCCCCAGAACAAAGTCAAGTGTCCTGCCAACTGTGTCTGTGAGGTGAGGTGATTACTACCAGGtgtgtgaaaaaagaaatatgattaTAGAAAATTGGGCACAGAAACCTACAGAAACTACAATTTGGTAGCAACAGAAGAACCGAGTGTGTCTGTATTAAAAGAAAGTGGACAAGAATACATGATCAGTGTTGgcactgtgtgtctttgtcccCCCCGTCCTCTACATCCACATTACCTCCCTGTCTCCAGGCCGAGACGCACCATTCTTCGTGTGAAAACCGCAGTCACACCAAAGTTCCTCGGGGTTTCGCTGCCAACACTCGCCTCCTCGACCTGCGTGGCAACCAGTTCCACTACATCCCTAGCAACAGCTTCCCCGGTGTCCCCCAGGTTGTATCCTTGCACTTGCAGCGCTGCAAAATCGTGGAGGTGGAAGACGGTGCTTTCACTGGGATGAAGGGTCTGATCTACCTGTACCTGTCAGAGAACGACCTCACGTCCCTCAGCCCCGATGCCTTTAAAGGTCTTTGTTGCACAGCTCTTTGTCCCATCACTTTGACTCGTTTATGGCTCAATATCcacactgacttcctgttgtctGACTCCGCAGGTCTCCCTCAACTGACTTACCTCCACCTGGAGAAAAACCGCTTCACCGGCTTCCCCAAGGGAGCCTTCAAACTGGTGCCCAGCCTGCTCGCGCTCCACTTGGAGAACAACGCTATTACTAAGTTGGAGGCGGGCATCTTGACCGGGGCCGAGGGTCTCAGAGCGCTCTACCTCACTGGGAACGCCATCGATCACGTGTCGCCCAGAGCTCTGGACCACGCCAGTGACCTCGATACGCTCCACCTGGGAGGGAACAAGCTGAAGGATGTGCCCACGGACGCGCTGAGTAAAGTGGGGAACCTCAGAGACCTGAGGCTGTCCGGGAATTCAGTTCGCTGGGTGGGGCCAAATGCTTTTCGACCACTGGAGAGGTCGCTGAAGGAGCTCTACCTGGATAACATGGGACTGGAGAAGGTGAGTGGTACTTCTCTGTTTACCCAGATCTGTCTCTTCAAACCcttcccttttttatttcataaaaattcCTGATAATCACTCTCGCACTCCAGATGTCGCAGAACTCCCTGGCAGGCCTGGGTCCGGGGCTGAGAAGTCTCTTCCTGGAGGGTAACCAGCTGGAGGAGGTGCCTGACCTCCACCCTCTCACTTCTTTGGAGGTCATCAACCTGGCTGACAATCCCCTGATGTGTGACTGCCCTCTGCTGCCACTACGCTTGTAAGACAATTACAGCACACGTAGGCGGGTGGAAATGATTGGGGTTTGACCGACATGAGTTTCTAAAGCCTGAACATTTTCCTTAGGCTGTGTCTGCAGCTCGTTAGAGGACAGGGCATGTTTTACATCTCTGATAATGAGTTTCTAATAACCCAGtgacacaaatatttaattatacTTCACTCAGACTTGCACCTGCGGCCTTGTTTTAGCAACTAGCAACAATGACATTgttaaaatttttctttttatctttcattgAACAGTCAGCTTTGAGAGAGCACAGAGGGTTCGGACATGCAACAACGGTCCCCCAGCTGGGAGTCAAACCATGAGCTCTGCGGCCCCAACTATGAGGCCACATGGATGCCTATGTCTtggcatttttaaataaattctgCCTTTCCTCTTCATCTAGGTGGATTGAGAAAGTCAACCTGAAGGTACGAGCCACCTGTGCCAATCCCCCTGAGCTGAGGGGTCGCAGGGTCAAGGATGTCCACATCTTCAAAGCCTGCCCCGGGGGAGAGAGCCTCCCCTCCGCCCCTACCGTCACCCCAAAGTCCGCTAAGGCACCCAAGGCCACCAAACCCAAACCAATGCACCTCAACGGCCTTAGGCATGTCAAAATGCTCCAATCCAAATCCAAACTTCGCAAGAGTCCAAACACCAAACAGGCAGCAGCCAAGAAAACCAAGAGACGCAGCATGGCTTGAACCTGCTGCCTCTGGAGGTTTGTCTGGGCGTCTGTGCTGATTGTTGTAGACCACAGCTCGCAGTAACTGGCCATAGTCAGTTAGATTTGAGGGTTAAACATTGGATTGAAATGACTCAAAAGCTGTAACCTTTGTCAGCTATGAAAGCTGTAGCTGCTGAGGCCGTGCCGTCAGTTTTCATTCAACACTGTactgaattttcttttctgcagtATTTCCTCTTCCCTGTCTTATCTTTGTAAAAGGTCAAAAtcagttggttttttttttttttttaaattcagggaACCTAGACCGAGCACACATGCTCTGTGTCAGCACTGCCTTGTTTCAAACGTAGCAGTGAAGATCATGCTGGTTCGACCGAAAGCTTTTAGCTCTGCTGGAGGTTTTAGCATCTTGAAGGACGTAAACGAGGTGAATGTCATTAGAACAAATGCAAACCCTGCTGTTACTTGATTAGAAATGATAAACACTTTGGCTTCTTGCTAGTTATCCTTTAACCACTACATCATAACCTCAAGTCCCAGTTGTAAAGATAATTTAAGACAAAACGTCTAATCAGTAAATGGAGGAAAACTATTTTTTATCAGCAAtaacatatttacaaaaaagaaaaggatacatttggatataaaacaggaaaaaataaaacattacaagaAATACTTGTCTGCTGTGTCATTACAacccaaaacaatgaaacactTCAGAGTCATATTTCAAGACTCAGCGTGATGAGTGAAGTTCAGCTCAACTAAAACGAGACAAGTCCAAAGTTACACAAAGCATTAGTGTGTAGTGGAACCAACAGGGAAAAGTGAGGTAGTTTCAAAACTGTCTAAACTCCTTACAAACTATGTGCAGTCGTgagtttaatgtaaataaaacatttaaagtgatgaaGTTATGACCCTTAATGATTTTATAGAATAAGACCTTTTTATACCATTTGTGGTCTGTAATTTTCTGTAATAGTCAGTCTAGTATTTACATGCTGGAATTACCCCTTTAAACAGTGTCTTTCAGTGTAAGCGGTGGAGTGTGCGATTCCCACCTGTCGTCTAAAACCAACCTGGTCACCACCGGCAACCACATCACATCAACAAAGACCGAAGCCTTAAGGCGTATTACTTCAAACCACTAGAGTTTCAAAGATGCATCAGCTCTCCTTAATAATATAACTTTATTATTCGCCCTAAATACAACCCCagcctgtttctgtctcttacTGCTACATCGGCTTTATTTTACTCCCATCATGCCATCATCTCAGTCTCCTTGCACCGCCACCTTTTCCACGCTCGTCTCATCTCTGGACTCCTCCGCCCTCTCCTGCTCAGTATTACTCTCCAGCACTTCATCCATGGCAGAGTCATTTCCTTGGCTCCCGTCCTCTTGGTCCAGTGTTCGTCGTTCGTTCTCGCTCCGCTCCACGTTGCTTTCGCCAGTAAGGCTCTCCTCCAGAGACCCCCACTGTTCAAGTCCGTCTTTTGTTGCGGCTttatctttttctgtcttttcatgcGCTGCGTTCTCCGCGCCGGTCTGCTCCGGCACCTCGTGTCGTCCTGACTTACTctgctcccctccctcctcctgtttgATTACACCCACGCAGGTTTGTCGAGGGCTTCCCGGAGGATCAATGGGAGTCTCCatttccacctcctccactttcACCTGCACCGCAAAGACTACGAAGACAGAATAAAGTCAGACATGTACCTAACATCGTCTCGCTAAAATGAGAAGAAAGTGAAGAGCATGTTGTATGAGTTTGTCCACTTACTCTCCTGCTCCTCCGGCTCAGTCTTGGGCTGGAGGAGTGGCACCTTTGGAGGGAGACTGAGATCTACAACCTCTGTGGGACTCGTAGTGCCAACGACCTCAAGCTGCTGACCCGCATCATCTTTAGCTTGCTCATCGGAGAGCCTCTTCTTTGCACTCCTCTTTCCTGTAGAAAGCAAAACGAGAGGTTGAAGGAATCATTTTTCATAACCctgaaatgagagagaaaaaaaacaaaacaaaaaacacgaGATCACAGATGTACATTTCTGAGACAAAACGTACTCTTTTTCCCGTATACAAAGGGCTTGCACTTCTTGTTCCGTGCCACCTGGTTTGTGATTAAATCTACtggaaaacagaataaaacatctgTCACTTTTAAATATATCATCAAAAATATCTCTAGTGTAAAGCACCATCAGCTGCTCCTATCTGTGATAGTGGTATGCTGGAGGTTagcttattttctgcatttaaatgGGAGTTCAATCTGaattaaaagtcaaacaaaactaaaatgtcTTAGGTGGATTAACCCTCTGCACTGACACTCACTCTACATCTTGTAGCACAAGagtttttctattaaaataagAAGATTACCGAGACCAGGAGGCGGCTGGAGCTGGTAGCCCATCAGCTCACACCAGCCAACGGGGTAGATGTCCGGGGACCGGTGGTCGACCCACTGGTCGAACTCATCCTCCCAGCCGTCGAAGTGGATGAGCAGCAGGCGACCCACGCAGCGCTTCACGGTGGCCACGCAGACCAGCCGTGGCTCCATCAGGTCCACCGCCTCCAGCTTCATGTTGGTGGAGAGGCCGTGACCCTGGTAGTCCTGAGGAAAGACAAGTTGCAGGTTGGGTTACAGATGGGTTCACATGCTGAAGTTGTGGCTAAGGAGAACTGTGGGTGCGATTAGAacgacaataataataaaaaatgccaCACTAGGTTTGGACTTCCTGTCTTACAGTGTTGAACAGTCGTGCCGGTGCAGCTTTAGCTTTGGTCTCCTTCAGGT comes from the Seriola aureovittata isolate HTS-2021-v1 ecotype China chromosome 21, ASM2101889v1, whole genome shotgun sequence genome and includes:
- the chadlb gene encoding chondroadherin-like b, whose amino-acid sequence is MMYFHLCPDALWVPLLGLLLLGIPAAHTAKCPQQCVCDQIQLTVTCVNKNLTQVPPTVDEITVKLDLRGNDIQELPTGAFKHTPYLTHLSLQRCNIRRVKEGAFRGLGRLVFLNLANNNIEILYQESFDGLSSLKQLMIDRNRVEEIQPGAFSQLGFLNLLSITHNRLVYIPNLAFQGLQNIKWLRLSHNSLNYLDTEAFAGLFTLARLSLDHNELQFFPSETMTRLPEVTRLELSYNPMTYLGEEAVSMAKLTHLFLDHMSLQDMANTAVLKSPSLTHLDISYNQLRVIQPLSEGSPKVARLNLAGNPIYCNCYLRPLREWSIRSKVKLMGTCGGPAHLSGENLEAVHPPELRCQSQEAMLKAEFEEATRLAPPPTEEPQNKVKCPANCVCEAETHHSSCENRSHTKVPRGFAANTRLLDLRGNQFHYIPSNSFPGVPQVVSLHLQRCKIVEVEDGAFTGMKGLIYLYLSENDLTSLSPDAFKGLPQLTYLHLEKNRFTGFPKGAFKLVPSLLALHLENNAITKLEAGILTGAEGLRALYLTGNAIDHVSPRALDHASDLDTLHLGGNKLKDVPTDALSKVGNLRDLRLSGNSVRWVGPNAFRPLERSLKELYLDNMGLEKMSQNSLAGLGPGLRSLFLEGNQLEEVPDLHPLTSLEVINLADNPLMCDCPLLPLRLWIEKVNLKVRATCANPPELRGRRVKDVHIFKACPGGESLPSAPTVTPKSAKAPKATKPKPMHLNGLRHVKMLQSKSKLRKSPNTKQAAAKKTKRRSMA